In Artemia franciscana chromosome 4, ASM3288406v1, whole genome shotgun sequence, a single window of DNA contains:
- the LOC136026251 gene encoding peptidyl-tRNA hydrolase 2, mitochondrial-like isoform X1: MASNTNFMTLGTGFILGFTAAYLFIYRHLVVKLCKQTLKVKKQQSKMVFLVRTDLGMGKGKVAAQVAHAAVNCYMNTEKSNPDTIVEWMLYGMPKITLKVDSEGELLTLYEKAKRAGLVTALIKDAGRTQIAPGSITVLGIGPNSITSIDAVCGHLKLY, from the coding sequence ATGGCTTCCAATACCAACTTCATGACTCTTGGTACTGGATTTATTCTTGGATTCACTGCTGCTTATCTCTTCATTTATCGCCACCTCGTAGTGAAGCTATGTAAACAGACTCTTAAAGTGAAGAAACAGCAATCTAAGATGGTATTCTTAGTTAGAACAGATTTAGGAATGGGCAAAGGGAAGGTGGCAGCTCAAGTCGCTCATGCAGCTGTTAACTGTTATATGAATACTGAGAAAAGTAATCCTGATACAATTGTGGAATGGATGCTGTATGGGATGCCAAAGATTACTTTAAAAGTTGATTCTGAAGGGGAGCTACTTACATTATATGAGAAAGCAAAGAGGGCTGGATTAGTGACTGCTTTAATTAAAGATGCTGGAAGGACTCAAATCGCCCCTGGTTCTATAACTGTCCTTGGTATAGGACCTAATTCTATTACTAGTATTGATGCTGTATGTGGCCATTTAAAGCTTTATTAG